The Xylocopa sonorina isolate GNS202 chromosome 11, iyXylSono1_principal, whole genome shotgun sequence genome includes the window gcgTGTATGCATGTGTGAATGCGTACAGAATGATCCAGTTACTAACACTATCTCCTGTTAAAATTTATTGTAACACGTTTCGACAAGTTTAGGGGTTCGAACAAAAGTTTAATCATCGTCAATTAATCGTTCAATTATTTGAAAATCGGTCCCAATCTCTTAACGGGAGAAACTTTATTAATTAGTTGTATAAAATTGTTACTCTCGTCGGAGAGGAAGATGCATATGAAAGCAATAAGAAAGAGCGAGACAGACGATACCGGCTCTActgtagaacccgtggcgccatctctgtgaaaagtggtcAAACTGTTCGCGCAGCGTTACCGGCAGCGAAGCGAACTACTCGCccactactagcgccatctctcggagaaACGGCGAAACTGGTCGGGAATTAGTTTCGCtgctttccacagagatggcgccactagttggccgagttcacttcgctgtcgataacgctgcgcGAACAGTTTgaccacttttcacagagatggcgccacgtacAGCGAAAACAATCGGCACCGGAAATCTTGTAGATTTAACAGTAAATCAACAACATTGTGGAAAGTAATGAATACGTTGAATTGGCTGATTCAAAGGAGCGTTATTTAATTTCAAAGTACACGTTCGTCGAATCCGCATCTACTTTTGTCCCGATAATTTAGGCACCGATTAACATGGTCAATAGCTTCAAACCCGAATGCTCCTTTCCATCATGGTACCTTCAATTCTATAAAGATTCCTTGAGAGCCACTATTATTAACATTCCCGACGATGTACTCGACTATCTGGAGCACGATGCATTTGTTTTACCCGTCGAAGCAACTAGTACCACATTACAAAATGCGGAATGGATGGATGGATCTCCAGTGGTAAACGAAGAGGTAAGTATCGAGTAACgtatataaaaattatttaaaaatgatCTTCTTTCAGCAATCATCCGAGTTTCAACCAACATTTCCACGATTCAGTGAGAAAATTCAAAACGCCATAGACGAATACGGTGCAATTTTTGTAAAAACTAATTGGAGTTCACCTTCGGTGCGTGTAAACGTTTTGGTTTGCGTTAGAAAACAATGAACCTTTAACCGAATCTACTACATCTGCTCGCAGGACGCGACCTGGGTGGCACCGACCAAAACGCTCAAGTGTAAAACATTGGAAGAAGTATATTTATTGTTAAAGTGTTCGGACAGAATTGCCAAAGACTTGAGTAATGTTAAAAATTACAAGGATTGCGAAACGCCTATGAAATCTTGCCTGATATTAAAGCAATGGAGGGATATTAATCCTTGTACAGAATTTCGATGCTTCGTAATAGAGAAGGAACTCATAGGTGATCGatttttctttcgtttcgtGTGAATAGAAAATATTAATCGCAAATAATTAGTATATCTTTACTTTCGTCAGCAATTAGCCAACGAGATATATCCCAATATCATAGTTACAATGAAACAGAAAAGTATAACATTCAAACGGACATTAAAAGCCTGTTCATGGAACGTATTAGAGATAGGTTTCCACTGAATAATTGTAAGGTTTCCACTTGAATAATTGGAAAGCATTCTTATTAAATTGAAAAGTGTACGCTTTTAACTGATACGGTGTTATTTGTTAATTCAGTTTCGTTTGACGTGATACGATACAGGAAGGACAAAGTGAAAATAGTAGACTTTGGTCCCTTGGACGAATCTACTACCAAAGGGACGCTTTTTACGTACAAGGAATTACTAAATAACATAGAGAACGCTCCTGAATTCAGGTTTATCGGTGAGGAAGTTGGTATTCAACCGAAAGCTCCAAATCAGTTTTGCGTTCCACGAGAAATTAATGAATTTTTTCAGTCCAACGAAACTCCTATACTATTAGACATTATCCAGCAGGTATGTAAACCTTGTCCTAGCCTTCTCGTATCTATTAGCGATTCACTTACTTATTTGTTTCTTACTAAGGAGGTGGAAAACCAAGAGAGAGAATATGGAAGCATCGATTCGAATGATTTGGAACACGATTGATACGTGTTTGGTGAATAACTGTACACGCCGACGGGATTTTTAAATACAGAACTTTCACTTTTATTCTGCCAGACCCTCTTCTATCATTACATTACATAAAACGATTAAAGGCTATCCTACCGCTTAAAAGAATTATCGTAATATTGCAATATTTTTCGAGCCATCGGCCTTACCGAGCGACGTCCCTTATATAGAAAATATGTCTTGTTTATGTACAATATGTAATCCTTAACGCTTCGATTTGAAAAAGGATTCTCAATATATGTACCTCCGGACAAGTTAATACGCTGTACAGTCATATCCACGGAGTATTTCTTCACCTTTTCCTCGTTATTACTCGATGAAAATCAACGCGATCGAATACATTGGTTGATTCTTATTTAATATCTCCGACTTTACATCTCCTGATATACTTCaacatgaaaaatacttgatgaTAGCTTTTAGCAACTGTAAATGTAATTAACCATTTTTTTCCCCTTTTCCTCTCACCAATCATCTTATTCGCGATCTTCGTTAAAGttattacatatatttaatTGTTGGTAATTTGACAATTTCTCTTTCGCCTTACAGTTTTCCTTCTCCAACTATTAAAGACGGTATATACAGAATTTAGATTTAAGAGAACGCTGGATTCCCAATGTCGATAATCTAACGAAACAAATTTTCACGGgtgtcgttaaaaaaaaaaaaaaaagcttaATTCCAATATGCGTGTATATGGCCGGGTTGAAATTTAAATTTTTTGTTTAATATCGAAAATAATTTCAACTAAATCGAATGTAATCGCAAAATCGcgtaattattatttttctcGGGTAAAAACCTGAACAATTCCGATCATTCAATTTATACTACATCGCtggctttttcctttttttcttttatatcagTGTAGTATATTACAATAAAACGATCTTAAAAATCTAAATTTGATAGTTTCGATCGGGAACATGCGTTTATCAGAATGTGTGAAAAATATCGAGGCCTTTATATCATTCATCGAAGTCACAAAGGAGTAATACGTATATATCGCACGGAGAGAACTACGAAATTTGCAGGTTTATGCATGAATTTTTCTCACTTAACGCTCGTCAAATATTTACATATAAATGCCGGTGCGCGTATATTCACATGTAAACATCGATTCTACGTTAAATATAATAATGATGCATTAATTCGAGAGTCACGGTCTGCAACGATCAAACATTTTCCGGCTGGTCATGTATCTCGAAAATATGGATTATTACTTAACGTTTTATATAATTACAGTACATATGTATAATGGTAATGTCTAGAAAAGAAATGTTCCCTTCATccgtgtgttttttttttcctctcccccgtctttttcattatttttcctTCCTTTTTGCTACGTTCCTTCAAATGTATATATACACAGAGAAGCAGATATTTCGCgtatcttttccttttttctctttttctttttttcgtttcgGACATGACTGTACCGGTGGTATATTTATAACATCTTTCTTTTATTTCTCTCCGCTCTTCGATAACTCTCCATCCTCGGATCCCGCCTGGCTTTCCATCCACTCGCGTCAGTTTCTTTCATCATTTCGCAGTGTTACACAGTGAATTTACTCGATTTCCTCAACTGATTTGTGCTAAACGACAGTACGTATGTGTCTCTTAATCAATGTACGTTTTGCAGTGCACGGCCGTTTCGTTCACACGTGTCTCTCTCCCTTTCACTCACTAGAATCATCTCCTCTTTTCATTTACTTCTCCTTATATATTTTTCCtaattctcttttcttttctctacATTATTTTCTCACATTGCTCGTTTACAGATATCAAAGTGACGCGGCGTTATCGTCCTCTCGACTACTGGTAGTAAGGAGTGTTTCGAGTGAGAAAAAGCAGTAATCTTAACAAACGTACGATACAAAAAACTCTTAAGTTAATCGCTTAACGGCCAGTGTAAAGCAGTTTTGTTTCTTTTCACATTTATTATAGTTTCTTCTTGCTTTTGTCTTTTttcctgtctctctctctctctctctctccctccctctttctCCCCCTTCGTTCTTTTTGTTTGTTTGCttgtgtttttttcttttttcttcttttcttaagTACCTGAAAAAGCTCTCGGCTCTGGAAAAATTTGCTTACTCTTAagtgctttttttttttatacgtttTCCTTCTCTTAATTAAGTCCATTTATGACTtctggtatttttttttcttttttttttctttacgaaGACTACAGTTACCCCTCTATCATAAATGCGATTGGTACGACTAAAGGTGGCGAAAAAGGCCAGACTATCACTGACAATCGTATTCTCTTCCTCGTTTCTCCTCTTTCATTCGCACACTCGTACGCTCATACatgcatctctctctctctctctctttttctacaCCTCGCTCGTCTTCTTCTAATTTATAAGCTACATGTAACGTTTTTCTCCATCCTGTCAAAAAATACATATTATTATTTTGGTGCGACGCTTTTTCAAAATGTACACCTACACGGAAAGATGCATCTGTTCAACGTTCTCTCAACGAGCACCTTTGCTCAATTTACTTCTCCGTTCGTCAGCGTCGGTTCCTCTCTTCGGTCGAAATTCATCCCAACAATCTCTTTTGCATCTCAATACTGTACAGGAAGATAGGAGGTTACTCTTTCTTTCTGTTTTGTGTCTATTCGCGCCGCTGGAGACTCGTCGGACTGCGGTGGAAAGTTTTCCGAATCGTTCGTCGATGGAACGATCCTCCGAGGGGGCTCGATATATAGTTTCCAAATGTACATTATTTACAAGAGAAGTAGTCGGTCGTTGGCCAATTAGAATGGCAAGGGGATAAGCAACAGGGGGAAGTGAGCGAAGCGTGTAAACTGTCGAGGGgattacttacttacttacagATTCATCTTAAGAGTTCTGGTTGCGTTCTGTAGTTGCTCTTCCGGACAAACGATTAAGTAAATAGCCCGAGATTGCCCACCAACTCGTCCTTTCGTACAGTTCGAGTCACAGCGGGCGATTTCTTTGACAGTTAGCTTACTTAGTAGAAATTGCTTAAAAATCTGATGAGAATTTATCAAAAATGATCGACATGTGCACGAGGTAGAGTTTTACTGATCGTTGATAGAATGGAAAAAATGAAACGGATAACTGTCTCTTACGCTAATACGTTCAGGACGAAGCAACTAATACAATTTACGTCCGATTACAAACAAGAAAGACGATCAAATTTAATACGCTCGTCTCGTGCTCTCGATTCCTCACGTTCCCTTTCGAGCCCTTCCTTTTCTCTCTTGCTCTTCTAAACGGAGTTACTTTGGTTCATATCACGAAAGGAGCATTACTATTCACAGGAACATTACTTTTCAACATCCTTAACTCTCTCAGTTTCCGCGGCAGAGATAATGGGCCTAATAAAAGTCTAGCTTTTTAGCGCGGTGAATTTCCAATCGATCACAAATTTATCTCTGCGTCTCGGTAGCTTAATTATACAACCTTTTCAAGTGTTTCTCTTTCGTTTACAATTTATATTAAGTTGCAGGCATTTACGCGTCACGACAGCACACCGAAAGATGATATAAACTTGTCATTCTGAAACAAGGTGAAGCGATTTTGTACTAAAGTGCAGCGATATAATACTATACTTTTAATGAATTATCTAcgtaatttacattttttggatacttttcttcttctttttttcttttttctttacacGTGCACCGTGATAAGGTATGGTCGAGCCATACGATACGCAACGTTTTGCTTCTGGTCACGCACGCGCGCGCATTCCCTTGTTTCTTTTTCTACATCCTCTCTCTTATCCCTCTCGATATCTACTAAATCTCGCCGCCTTTATTTGGTTTCTCTCATTCGTTAGCTATAATCGTCCTGTTAGAAGTTTCTTAAGGTCAAGGTGTTGCGTTACAATTTACAAGGATCGCCTCCCGGCGATTCGGTTAAGAGTCTAAAATTATCGACAAGTTTCACGCGGAAAGGCAAAAGTTCAACGCGTGTGAATGTATATTTACTACGTTGATTGATCAAACGATATCTAGAGACCATTCAGATTTCCTCAGTCTGACCATACCGCAACAGTGGAACAGCATCAATCGTGACAGAGATACACATTGGAGAGAATTATAAATTCAGGCTTTTAGTtacaaatttttttaatttgcgGGGGATCTATCGACAATCGGATATCAATTCTATTTTTATCTTTATTTTCATTCTCCTCTACACATACTCCTCCCCTCGGTTTCTCTTTTTCATTCACGATCCTTTTCCGCGCGCGCACATTATCTCATACGCTCGTTCATTCACTCTAtcactttctctctttctctatttatCTGTCTCGCTCTTTTGAACGCGCCTACCCATCGCCACAAACTTTATCTCTTGACTAGATTGCGTCTCTAATATTCGTAACGATTTAATCTAAGTCTGCCATTCATTATAATTTGCACCTTACGTCTAGTATCGTAGTAACAGCTAGTGGTAAAAGGATGATCTATTGTTGTCGGAAACGGCTAATAATCTGTtttttactctctctctctctctctctctctctctctctctctctcgctctctctctctctctctctctctctctctctctctctctctcccctttgGAACGAAGAAGCCGACTCGCGGTAAACGTTTCCCGCCTATGCGAATAGAATAGGCACACCAAGTTACGGGTGTATCGTAAATGTTTATATGTCCGACGACTTCTGCATTCgctaatatatatatgtacaagcTTGTATTTTTGCGTGGCTGATTATCGTCCAATGCGTGCGAATTCCACGTAATTCGATCAAGTTCTTCGATGCGCTTTACGAGTCCGAGCAACATCAATCGCAGCAGGTATTCGTCGTGTTCATCTCCGCGGAAGCTACGAGGGCACACGCGAAAATCTTGAGACTGCTTGATCTCGATCATCATCGTCTCGACGAATCGCCACGGAAGAGGCATAGATTATCTGGATAGAACAGGCGATGCTCCTCGGAGCGATCAAACGCTAGGACTACCTTTTCTTCCCGGCCTGTTTCGAGGATAATCGTTTCTTTAATCTCGAGTGATCCGCCTTGACCGATTTCTTTTTCGGTCTCTCCGGGGAGCCGTTGCAACAGCCGCATCCCTTTTTAACGTGGCCGCGCAAACTGGACCGTCTCGCGCGACAGTCCGGTTCGACCAGAGCTATATTCCCCGTTTCATCGTCGGATGGTTCCGAGGTCTTGTCACTGGGGACCATAACCGATTCTTGGATCGACTCGTTCGCCTTGATACGCTTCGATAGGCTACCCTTGTGATGATCCGCCCGATTCAATACCACTCGCGCGTTCACCTGCAACTTATCCTTTTTTTTTAGGTAACTGCAATGTCGCTCGCTCGTCAGAGACTTTAGACTTTGCACGCTATCTTCGAGCCCGTTGCTCAGCGCATTCTCCTCCGGTTGGCTACCGACCGATTCGCTTATGCTCGAATCCTCGTCGTCGCTACTCGATCTTGTTCTCTCGGACATCGGACTTTCCCAAGACAGGTAATCCATTCTCGTCACTTTCGACGCAATCCGCTTCTTATTGGTGTACGTATATTTGTGCGTCGATAGCATAGGACCAGCGATCGGCGATAGTGGCGAGGGTATCGTAACATCGGCGGTGTTACCGGTGAGCAACGTTAAGCTCTCGTCCCCCGAGCTTGCCGCCGACGTGTTATTTACATTGATGCTCGGAGGTAGCGATTCCGAGTCCAGGTCGATGTCCAGTTTCATATTTAACGGAATACTGGAGACGCTGCTCGGCGAGCCTTCCTTCGAACCGTTCCTCGACGCAATCTTCGTTCGCGTAGTACTCTTCAACGAGTCGTTTTCCAGCGAGACCAAATTCGTCGGTGACAGCCTCGAGATGTCCGAATTGCTGTTCGATGCTTCGTCCTGGCTCAAATTGTCCAACGTTAACCGTAGATGTTTCGCTGGATTTTCCAGATGTAGGTCCTCCACTTTATCTCGTTTCGATCTTTTCGAGGGATCTTTCGCGGACCTCGTCCGCTGACCGGCACTTTTTCTACGTTCGTTCACCTTGAAGTCGGCGATAGGGCTGGCGTCCCTGCTCCCGCTCGACGAGTCCAGTGACCGAAAGTATGACCCGCTGTACGATTTCATTCCCAGCGGTTGACTACAGGACGCGTCCTGAGACGAATGGTCGAAGGACGGCGAATGATTCGTGTCGAACAGCAGGTCCGCCTCCGGGAACAAGTCGCTGGTACTCGGCTCGTCCACGCCCAAGTCTTCGCATTCCTCCGATAAACTTTTCTGCAGTTTCATCTCCCGTTCTATCGCGGCTGCTTTTCTCTCCATTTTCTGTTGCAACAATTCTCGATCTAATCTGGGATTCAGCGGTGTTTTCATCAGATTGCTCTTGTTCGGATATTGTTGAAACGGTTCCAAGGTGTGATTTATAAAGTATTTCTTCGCGTTCGTCTGATAGATTTGCCCGCTCGCCATCTCGATCCCTTGCCCTTTATTGATGATCTGCAGCACGCTTTGAACGTTCTCCGAATTATCCGCGTACCTTGAATTCAATGGTTCGATATTCAACGAATTCGTAGACGTGGGAACGTATCGCCAAGGTGTATCAGGCGATACTTTGCCCTCCGGTTCCCAAGCTTCTTGCAGTCTCGCGTTTCCATACAGCAAGCCGTTTCCAACCTTGCACGACACATCGATACCGTCGGTAGACTGCTGCACGGAAGACTCTTCTTGACTATCCGAACTACTAGGTCTGCCACCAGTCACCAGAAATTGCGACGCGTTGTCCATTCCTCCGGACTGTTTGCCCGCGACCGTGATCGTCGATATCGTCGAATCTGTTCCAATAAAAGTATTTAAAAATTATCAATTAAATTTTCAGGACTGCAACTGTAGTCGCAACATAGAAAATATCTGCATGTAAAATTTCCGTTCACTTTTAAAATGAATCTTTAAAACATTACGCCACGAGGATAGAAAACTTACAAACCGATATTTTCGTACATTGCGACCGAAAGCACAGTAATTTTGCAAATGGGACACTAACCGATCTTTTCGATATTCTGTAACGACGTTGCGTTGCTCGAACAAACGACAGAATCGGAACTGATCAAGGTTCTCGGAACTGAATCTGACATACCCATCGTGTCATCGATTTTTCTTTTGACCGTCTTCGGTGAGATAATCTTGGCGCCAGGAATTATTTCCATAGATAATTCTTTTCCATCTttttgctgctgttgctgctgctgctgttgttgttgttgctgctgttgttgttgttgctgttgttgttgctgctgctgctgctgttgttgagcATCGTTCAACATGGAAACGTCTGACTGAGTGGCAAATGCGAGAGCGATAGTAGCACCAGTTTGAATAGAGACAGGCTTATCATTATGAACCTGACTTTCCTGCGGCGATTTCTTCTCTGGTGTATGGGTGATGGTCGCGGTCGGCGTTAGACACACCACATTGTCCGACTTGAGTCCTGGCGTAGACAATTTATGTATAGAAGAATTGAACAATCTAGCCCCTTGTAGGGTTAAATTCGGATTGCTGGTGATCACACCGCATATTTGCTGATTCTCCGTGGGCTCGTTCAAATTCCGCTGTATCAGACCAATCGTGGAATTGCTCTTATTGACGACTATCGCGTTTGTCGCGGATTCGACGGCTACCCCTCCAGCGATCGTGTCGGATTTAGCCATGGTCAAGTCACCGATTATGTTGCTCTTCTCCACGGCGGCTGCGGCTGCGGCGGCTACAGCGGCCGATGCGTCGCTCGTAAACTGATTGCCGTTTCCTGTCTGGGGAATCACCACCGACGCGCCTTGAACAGTTTGCGCGGCGGTTAAGGTCTGATTGCCGGACAACGTCTGCAGCGTTGGTATTTTCACCTGTTTCACTTGCGTCGGTTGAGAAATAATCTTTCCCGCTTGATTTAGAAACGACTGAAGCACGAGGGTGTTCGAAACGCCGGTGTTCCCGGTTGTCCGAACGGTTGCGGGTACGGTGGCGAGAAGCTTCGAGCCGCTGGACACTATCGTGAATTGCTGGCCTCCTTTCATCAGATTCATCGGTAGAATGTAATTAGTACCTTGAACTAAGACAGCCGTGTTTCCCATTTTCCCAGTTACCAAAGCTTCGCTGACGCTCACCGAGCTGGTCTGCACAGCCTCCTGAACGATCACCGCCCTCGGTTGTCCGGAACCAGGTTCTGCGAATATCAAATTTCCCCTTTTAACGTTCAACTCTACCCCGTCGTTCGAATCGTTCGTTAAATTTCGAACTTCGGCGGTCGTATCGGTCACGTTTCCAACGTTACCGGTTGGCTCCTCCGGGGCGGAGAAACCAGCTGGGCTGTCTTGCACGTGCACAACGCCGCTCGAAGAGTCCTCGCTGCCCATTGTTCTACCGAGATCGTCCGTGCTCGGGCTCAGCTCCGAATTTTGCTGTCCAACCGGTTTCGTTTTGTTCGCGTTCGACTTTTTCCTCTTCGAAGACTGGCTAGGATTCGTCGGCGGGTTCGATCTTCTCCTCGGGGCCGGCTTGTTGTTCAAGTCCGGGGAATTTCGCAATTGTTCCGCGTACTCGTCCAGAATAGCGTAAATTCTTTGAGCGGTCTGCTCGTCCTCTTGCGGTTTCTGTTGCGGTTTCGGAATCGGCGAGGCCTTCGACGTGTTCGTCGCGCTCGTCTTCACCGTTTTAGGCGCCGCCTTTTTCACCGTCTTCGAAGAAGGCGGAGTGGAAGGTGTTTTCCCAGCGGACGGTACAGGCGCCGGTGCTGGGGTGACGCACGGGCTGGAAGAACTTTGCGATGTGACGCTCAAAGCGGGCGAGGCTGCCGGCTGGCAGTAACTGGTCACGACAACGACCGGCGTCGAATTTGGGGTTTTCGCGGCAACAGAACCCGCGCTTTGATTCACATAAGCCAGCGAAACTTTCTGCGAGAAAACGTCCTGCTGGAAATTTACTGTATTCCCGTTGCTCGCGAAGTCATTGGTGGCGGATTGCTGCGTCGGCATTAAAAGCTGCTGAGCAAGCGCGCTCACTGAaacttgctgctgctgctgctgctgctgctgctgttgttgttgttgctgctgtttgGTGGCTTGCGTTTGTTGAGTAGTGGTCTGCGTTTGCACGGTGGTAGTTGCCGCGGTGGatatcgtttgaatcgtatgagACTGCGGTTGGATCGTACTTCTCTCCTTCACTTGTTCCAAAACACTCTCGAACTCCCTTAGTTGTTCCAAAGTGGTAGAACTGACCTGATTCGGTACCTCGATAGGGGAACCAAGCAAGCTGTCCGTTCTTACGGCtggttgttgctgttgttgcggTGGTGctggttgttgttgctgttgctgctgctgttgttgtaaCCTCGGTGTAGCCAAAACTTGGATAGTACTTGTGATATTCTGCTGCCTCAAAGGAGCACGAATAATGTTCAATTTGACCACTGGCGTTCTTCCAGCCGGCAAAGAATTAGCGTGCGATATAGTGGGTATAATGTTCAGTTGACTTGGATTCGTAGTGGATATAGTGACAGGTATTTTGTGCGTGTATATAACACCGGGCGAGGCGTTCTGAACGCTTTGCACCAGTTGCGTCAACGTTTGATTCGCGTTCGGGCTAGTCGCAACGTTCGCATTGTTTCCAGAGCTTTGTACGATATTCAATATTTGCCTGCTAGTAGTAGATAATTGTAACGTATTTGGAATGTTTGTAATGGACTGTACATTGATTCCTGCTGATGGATTCGTTTGTTGCGCGTTACGTACAGATGTTTGTACGGCTTTCGAGAGGTTTGCCGCCTTTTGCGGGGACTGAACAGATTGGACGAGCGTTTCCGATGTAACTCCGGTAGCACCGCTTGTCGACGTGTCCGTGGAGAGTGTGTATATAGTCTTGCCGAAGGCTTGTTGAAATTTGGGCAGGCCAGCGTTTTGGCCGGATTGCGAGGCCGCTTTTGTAGAcgcggaggaggaggaagaagaagaggaggaagaggaggacctCTCGTACGTGCTTCTGTTCGTGTTCGCGTTCTCGGTC containing:
- the LOC143428985 gene encoding uncharacterized protein LOC143428985 isoform X1, with the translated sequence MFMETTYRYSTTVSTDFASSTTLPRSCTTHRGLEATLSDSKKKYGDKVNALLSAWEHVTNFIPGATPEATQSLIEWAHKHTLKLVLRGEWPKLSPATKTHLSVTLQRCASHLVQHPAAPRCTALIALVHNPWTHPALDSILNGQPDSEHEEEFCCSEKGELLTMRLKILCEDRCEDIAVNLAAACVRSLRRSDRLRLLSDSHHVHYMIDVYIVLLYKLKRTQDIFAQLKLMDLSDGLELVQRLSGERPTKYGTARVWRNSIKAAELVAQYLVTAGMVRPVPETGANILEQILSSWALLHLKLKDVAPTLPGMIRKLIEPAESAQHIYIFCAVLVKHFGDSIKPLVIELYIRALTTDMNELESQKTKSDTEKVRETAMRLSTEFLKLADVVGNNIGIARECVLTAFSLHPTRACYDRIKEIAVACGKTKEDGASSDNNGVVGDKLKYVYENNHSNGGLIKPDNNSGERNDETTKVACSESPSLLSVSSLSGPIGAGAVTPTKKNIDFQNGQVSKSFERTDQLLKSLLTPKKGETTISSSDRCPLHPKRDPLTNGPFGELCFNCGEFTGIDVSKNKCSESKDASSRNVERTLDALILIKGDAVTGSANYDEKSVPNQVLDAEKLGLSPQLCDDLAVVLNSPRYHMLSWVLDWKELNNLCERYLENAEEMRNTNKELKYLNIDYSQFKDWPSEDDTKDIFFGIEKGYEQWVDLPSDNSEQFGSFQPASSYKRSSTRRSLDDTTTTDSDSGSILRIRRTGRQRKIHRLESSESDYDSTERKPKHFRNRVSSISDTDSNTQDSQTDSFGSDGCRLEVKKKPSKPSNKEANKKRSKGSKLTVESVSHFHMLVNENVRRTNNANEDASGSDVSSNDIITLFSADMDENKRETIKGSAYTPTAPLIITERRSDPAVLKSLRMFRPQNTKKPTRISQILQKNLLNKSKDNNNLENNANSVTKFAPMLSTLNLNPKIVLTRADEVDRRLIRSKKQQRLSTGDITSELMNIQKNMPFSPNKNTLSTYQKQKGNGAAIAAKTNLSSADVMDLNPKSNLGKRKFDILAKAVRDSDILAKNVPGLNSLDMMVPPRMRPTVNVVQLSRNIPQSPNSGSVNSGNTPPRPNRTPSVAGNIQLPGTPSSGGHDSGVGMSPAGQTPPPRSSTLPDVGEETNQPPDSSPISTTTANVLHGQLELESSSPRAMPIRRSQQNQSPKKSPSPCSAVTTTTATTSSAITGSTTIASEQLQIVCKPDGTYQLASVNPNMVSSQRNILNLQNIDDGSIGNFSRQNQRTENANTNRSTYERSSSSSSSSSSSSASTKAASQSGQNAGLPKFQQAFGKTIYTLSTDTSTSGATGVTSETLVQSVQSPQKAANLSKAVQTSVRNAQQTNPSAGINVQSITNIPNTLQLSTTSRQILNIVQSSGNNANVATSPNANQTLTQLVQSVQNASPGVIYTHKIPVTISTTNPSQLNIIPTISHANSLPAGRTPVVKLNIIRAPLRQQNITSTIQVLATPRLQQQQQQQQQQPAPPQQQQQPAVRTDSLLGSPIEVPNQVSSTTLEQLREFESVLEQVKERSTIQPQSHTIQTISTAATTTVQTQTTTQQTQATKQQQQQQQQQQQQQQQQVSVSALAQQLLMPTQQSATNDFASNGNTVNFQQDVFSQKVSLAYVNQSAGSVAAKTPNSTPVVVVTSYCQPAASPALSVTSQSSSSPCVTPAPAPVPSAGKTPSTPPSSKTVKKAAPKTVKTSATNTSKASPIPKPQQKPQEDEQTAQRIYAILDEYAEQLRNSPDLNNKPAPRRRSNPPTNPSQSSKRKKSNANKTKPVGQQNSELSPSTDDLGRTMGSEDSSSGVVHVQDSPAGFSAPEEPTGNVGNVTDTTAEVRNLTNDSNDGVELNVKRGNLIFAEPGSGQPRAVIVQEAVQTSSVSVSEALVTGKMGNTAVLVQGTNYILPMNLMKGGQQFTIVSSGSKLLATVPATVRTTGNTGVSNTLVLQSFLNQAGKIISQPTQVKQVKIPTLQTLSGNQTLTAAQTVQGASVVIPQTGNGNQFTSDASAAVAAAAAAAVEKSNIIGDLTMAKSDTIAGGVAVESATNAIVVNKSNSTIGLIQRNLNEPTENQQICGVITSNPNLTLQGARLFNSSIHKLSTPGLKSDNVVCLTPTATITHTPEKKSPQESQVHNDKPVSIQTGATIALAFATQSDVSMLNDAQQQQQQQQQQQQQQQQQQQQQQQQQQQQQKDGKELSMEIIPGAKIISPKTVKRKIDDTMGMSDSVPRTLISSDSVVCSSNATSLQNIEKIDSTISTITVAGKQSGGMDNASQFLVTGGRPSSSDSQEESSVQQSTDGIDVSCKVGNGLLYGNARLQEAWEPEGKVSPDTPWRYVPTSTNSLNIEPLNSRYADNSENVQSVLQIINKGQGIEMASGQIYQTNAKKYFINHTLEPFQQYPNKSNLMKTPLNPRLDRELLQQKMERKAAAIEREMKLQKSLSEECEDLGVDEPSTSDLFPEADLLFDTNHSPSFDHSSQDASCSQPLGMKSYSGSYFRSLDSSSGSRDASPIADFKVNERRKSAGQRTRSAKDPSKRSKRDKVEDLHLENPAKHLRLTLDNLSQDEASNSNSDISRLSPTNLVSLENDSLKSTTRTKIASRNGSKEGSPSSVSSIPLNMKLDIDLDSESLPPSINVNNTSAASSGDESLTLLTGNTADVTIPSPLSPIAGPMLSTHKYTYTNKKRIASKVTRMDYLSWESPMSERTRSSSDDEDSSISESVGSQPEENALSNGLEDSVQSLKSLTSERHCSYLKKKDKLQVNARVVLNRADHHKGSLSKRIKANESIQESVMVPSDKTSEPSDDETGNIALVEPDCRARRSSLRGHVKKGCGCCNGSPERPKKKSVKADHSRLKKRLSSKQAGKKR